The Caballeronia sp. SL2Y3 genome includes a window with the following:
- a CDS encoding FAD-binding oxidoreductase, with translation MTASAATFIDACVQLIGASHVLTDDHDTEPYRVDWRKRYRGNACAVLLPADTEQVAGVVRLAREHRVAIVPQGGNTGLAGGATPDASGAQAIISLKRLNRIRGVDPHNNTITVEAGVVLAEIQARAESAQRLFPLSLAAEGSCTIGGNLSTNAGGTGVLRYGNTRELCLGLEVVTPQGEIWDGLRGLRKDNTGYDLRDLYIGAEGTLGIITAAVMKLHPAPVAKVTALAGLASPHAALDFLAMAQQHAGPLLTGFELMSDFSMRLVGRHFPQLRYPFGEPHAQTVLLELSDSESDEHARALFERLMEQAIEQGIVEDAVVAENLAQSQAFWDLREHIPLAQAQEGLNIKHDIAVPISSIGRFIDETDAIIAKAVPGARMVTFGHLGDGNLHYNVQAPEGVDQKAFLVEYQTPVNALVYEQVHKHRGSVSAEHGLGQLKVDEAMRLKSPVEVRLMQTIKAALDPENLMNPGKVVRWNAEAGKERTA, from the coding sequence ATGACCGCTTCTGCCGCAACTTTCATCGACGCCTGCGTTCAACTGATCGGCGCGTCGCACGTCCTCACCGATGACCACGACACCGAGCCGTATCGCGTTGACTGGCGCAAGCGCTATCGCGGCAACGCCTGCGCCGTGCTGCTGCCCGCCGACACCGAACAGGTCGCCGGCGTCGTGCGGCTCGCGCGCGAGCATCGCGTGGCAATCGTGCCGCAAGGCGGCAACACGGGACTCGCGGGCGGCGCGACGCCGGATGCAAGCGGCGCGCAAGCCATCATCAGCCTGAAGCGGCTGAACCGCATTCGCGGCGTGGACCCGCACAACAATACGATCACCGTCGAAGCGGGCGTCGTGCTCGCCGAGATTCAGGCGCGCGCCGAAAGCGCGCAGCGTCTCTTCCCGCTGAGCCTCGCGGCGGAAGGCAGTTGCACGATCGGCGGCAATCTGTCGACGAACGCGGGCGGCACCGGCGTGCTGCGCTACGGCAACACACGCGAGTTGTGCCTCGGTCTCGAAGTGGTGACGCCGCAAGGCGAAATCTGGGACGGCCTGCGCGGACTGCGCAAGGACAACACCGGCTACGATCTGCGCGATCTCTACATCGGCGCGGAAGGCACGCTCGGCATCATCACGGCGGCCGTGATGAAGCTGCATCCCGCGCCCGTCGCCAAGGTCACGGCGCTGGCCGGGCTGGCCTCCCCTCATGCCGCGCTCGACTTTCTCGCCATGGCGCAGCAGCACGCCGGCCCGCTTCTGACCGGCTTCGAACTGATGTCCGACTTTTCGATGCGCCTCGTCGGACGCCATTTCCCGCAACTGCGTTATCCGTTCGGCGAGCCGCACGCGCAGACCGTGCTCCTGGAGCTGTCCGATAGCGAAAGCGACGAACACGCCCGCGCGCTCTTCGAACGCCTGATGGAGCAAGCCATCGAACAAGGCATCGTCGAGGACGCGGTGGTGGCCGAGAACCTCGCGCAGTCGCAGGCATTCTGGGACTTGCGTGAGCACATTCCGCTCGCGCAGGCGCAGGAAGGGCTCAACATCAAGCATGACATCGCCGTGCCCATTTCGAGCATCGGCCGCTTTATCGACGAAACGGATGCGATCATCGCGAAAGCCGTGCCGGGCGCGCGCATGGTCACGTTCGGGCATCTGGGCGACGGCAATCTGCACTACAACGTTCAGGCTCCGGAAGGCGTCGATCAGAAGGCGTTCCTCGTCGAGTACCAGACGCCGGTCAACGCGCTCGTGTACGAGCAGGTACACAAGCATCGAGGGAGCGTCAGCGCGGAGCACGGGCTCGGGCAACTGAAGGTGGACGAAGCCATGCGCCTGAAATCGCCGGTCGAAGTGCGGCTGATGCAAACCATCAAGGCCGCGCTCGATCCCGAGAATCTGATGAACCCCGGCAAGGTCGTGCGCTGGAACGCCGAAGCCGGCAAGGAGAGGACCGCATGA
- a CDS encoding CBS domain-containing protein has product MRVSDILKVKGNALFTVTPDTPLSDAINVMAAHDIGSLVVMEYGDLVGMLTFREIILTLRENGGGVGTTTIRKVMDDHPLTCTPETDVNEIRRMMLEHHVRYLPVMENRALMGVISFYDVAKAVVEEQGFENRMLKAYIRDWPEEQGQQEQQNVR; this is encoded by the coding sequence ATGCGAGTCAGCGATATTCTGAAGGTGAAGGGCAACGCGCTATTCACCGTTACGCCCGATACGCCGCTCTCCGACGCGATCAACGTGATGGCGGCGCACGACATCGGCTCGCTGGTCGTCATGGAATACGGCGATCTGGTGGGCATGCTGACTTTCCGCGAAATCATCCTGACGCTGCGCGAGAACGGCGGCGGCGTCGGCACCACGACCATCCGCAAGGTCATGGACGACCATCCGCTCACCTGCACGCCGGAAACCGACGTGAACGAAATCCGCCGCATGATGCTGGAGCATCACGTGCGCTATCTGCCGGTCATGGAGAATCGCGCGCTGATGGGCGTCATCTCGTTCTACGACGTGGCGAAGGCCGTGGTCGAGGAGCAGGGTTTCGAGAATCGCATGTTGAAGGCGTATATCCGCGACTGGCCGGAAGAGCAGGGCCAGCAGGAGCAGCAGAACGTTCGCTGA
- a CDS encoding YihY family inner membrane protein yields MQRPSIDLAAVKRLAGFVARRIGEDRVAQVAGSLTFTSVLSLVPLATVAFALFTAFPIFGSFQASLQDFLADHLMPAQINSQILGYLNEFASKAKGLTTVGMIILLVTSVMTMMTVESAFNVIWRVKKARPLAQRVLVYWSIITLGPILFGCSLSISSYVFAHSVAYAGSHNLMPPVVEWLLTGVSLPLTVFGFTITYVYMPNCKVEWRDAVVGGLIAAVAFEIGKRGFGLYVRSIPTYTAVYGAFASLPVFLLWVYLCWMIALVGAMLTSALPAIRIGQYHRRAFPGSDLLDALEILARLVEAREEGKPGYTALELSKLVRCDLDTSTRIIARLDTLGWIGRLEDARMPRYVMIANPNQITLTMLFQEFVVDREELDYQLRLDATQIERDALINALQNEKLEATLGSLIAVRAKELPNAPVRETPRSPMPQQTA; encoded by the coding sequence TTGCAGCGTCCTTCAATCGATCTCGCAGCAGTCAAGCGCCTCGCCGGTTTCGTCGCGCGGCGTATCGGCGAGGATCGCGTCGCACAAGTCGCGGGCAGTCTCACGTTCACGAGCGTGCTGTCGCTCGTGCCGCTCGCCACTGTCGCTTTCGCTTTGTTTACGGCGTTTCCCATCTTCGGGTCTTTCCAGGCTTCGTTGCAGGATTTCCTCGCGGATCACCTCATGCCCGCGCAGATCAACAGCCAGATCCTCGGATACCTGAACGAGTTCGCGTCGAAGGCCAAAGGGCTCACGACCGTCGGGATGATCATCCTTCTGGTCACGTCCGTGATGACGATGATGACGGTCGAATCCGCATTCAACGTCATCTGGCGCGTGAAGAAGGCGCGTCCGCTCGCGCAGCGCGTGCTGGTCTACTGGTCGATCATCACGCTCGGCCCGATTCTCTTTGGCTGCAGCCTGTCGATTTCGTCCTATGTCTTCGCGCATTCGGTTGCGTACGCGGGCTCGCATAATCTGATGCCGCCCGTCGTCGAATGGCTGCTCACCGGCGTTTCGCTGCCGCTCACGGTGTTCGGCTTCACGATCACCTACGTCTACATGCCGAACTGCAAGGTCGAGTGGCGCGATGCGGTCGTGGGCGGGCTGATCGCCGCCGTCGCGTTCGAGATCGGCAAGCGCGGCTTCGGGCTCTACGTGCGCAGCATCCCCACTTATACCGCCGTGTATGGCGCGTTCGCCTCGCTGCCCGTGTTTCTGCTGTGGGTGTATCTCTGCTGGATGATCGCGCTCGTCGGCGCGATGCTGACTTCGGCGCTGCCCGCCATCCGCATCGGGCAGTATCACCGGCGCGCGTTTCCGGGCAGCGACCTGCTGGACGCGCTCGAAATTCTTGCCCGGCTCGTCGAGGCGCGCGAGGAGGGCAAGCCCGGCTATACCGCGCTCGAATTGTCGAAGTTGGTGCGCTGCGATCTCGATACGTCCACGCGCATCATCGCGCGGCTCGACACGCTCGGTTGGATCGGCAGGCTGGAGGACGCGCGCATGCCGCGCTACGTGATGATCGCGAATCCGAACCAGATCACGCTTACCATGCTGTTTCAGGAATTTGTCGTCGACCGCGAAGAACTGGACTACCAGTTGCGTCTGGATGCCACTCAGATCGAGCGCGATGCGCTCATCAACGCGCTGCAGAACGAAAAACTCGAAGCGACGCTGGGCTCGCTGATCGCGGTGCGCGCGAAGGAACTGCCGAATGCGCCGGTGCGCGAGACGCCGCGTTCGCCGATGCCCCAACAAACGGCATAA
- a CDS encoding alpha/beta fold hydrolase: MMLDLDGRRAYAYTGGKLFDAARPAVVFIHGAQHDHSVWALQTRYFAHHGFGVLALDLPGHGRSDGPARHDIAGLADWVIGVLDAAGVRRAMLVGHSMGSLIALDAAARYPDRAAGLALIATAAPMTVSDALLDAAREREPQAISMVNQWSHSTIAAKPSSPAPGFWLQGMNQRLMERVSALGEGQLFHTDFSACNAYTEALDRAASVRCPVTVLYGKRDVMTPPRAARSLVDALRKAGGRVRTVELDGGHALMTEQPDAVLDALIAFALECAEGQ, translated from the coding sequence ATGATGCTCGATCTTGACGGCCGCCGCGCCTACGCCTACACCGGCGGCAAGCTTTTCGACGCGGCGCGCCCCGCCGTCGTCTTCATTCACGGCGCGCAGCACGACCATAGCGTGTGGGCGTTGCAGACGCGCTACTTCGCGCATCACGGCTTCGGCGTGCTGGCGCTCGACCTGCCCGGCCACGGCCGCAGCGACGGTCCCGCGCGGCACGACATCGCCGGGCTCGCGGACTGGGTCATCGGCGTGCTCGACGCCGCAGGCGTGCGCCGGGCCATGCTCGTCGGCCACAGCATGGGCTCGCTGATCGCGCTCGACGCCGCCGCGCGCTATCCCGACCGCGCCGCCGGTCTCGCGCTGATCGCGACAGCCGCCCCGATGACGGTTTCCGACGCCCTGCTCGACGCCGCCCGCGAGCGCGAGCCGCAGGCGATAAGCATGGTCAACCAGTGGTCGCATTCGACCATTGCGGCGAAGCCTTCGAGTCCCGCACCCGGCTTCTGGCTGCAAGGCATGAATCAGCGGCTGATGGAGCGCGTGAGCGCATTGGGCGAGGGGCAGCTTTTTCACACGGACTTCAGCGCCTGCAACGCTTACACGGAGGCGCTCGACCGCGCCGCGTCCGTGCGCTGTCCCGTCACGGTGCTCTACGGCAAGCGCGATGTGATGACGCCGCCGCGCGCCGCGCGCTCGCTCGTCGATGCATTGCGCAAGGCGGGCGGCCGGGTGCGCACGGTCGAACTGGACGGCGGCCACGCGCTGATGACTGAACAGCCGGACGCCGTCCTCGATGCGCTAATCGCGTTCGCGCTGGAGTGTGCCGAAGGCCAGTGA
- a CDS encoding Mpo1-like protein, whose translation MAHTAHGEHFASFAEFYPYYLEEHRNLISRRLHFIGSLGVIGCLAMALATGDWLWLPAAVVCGYGFAWIGHFFFEKNRPATFRHPLYSLMGDWVMFKDICIGRISL comes from the coding sequence ATGGCGCACACGGCACACGGGGAGCACTTCGCGAGCTTCGCCGAGTTCTATCCGTATTACCTCGAAGAGCACCGCAACCTGATCTCGCGCAGGCTGCATTTCATCGGCTCGCTGGGTGTGATCGGCTGCCTCGCGATGGCGCTCGCCACCGGCGACTGGCTCTGGCTTCCGGCGGCCGTCGTCTGCGGCTACGGCTTCGCGTGGATCGGACACTTCTTCTTCGAAAAGAACCGCCCGGCCACCTTTCGCCATCCGCTCTATAGCCTGATGGGCGACTGGGTCATGTTCAAGGACATCTGCATCGGCCGGATTTCGCTTTAA
- a CDS encoding O-acetylhomoserine aminocarboxypropyltransferase produces MPANRFDTLALHAGAAPDPATGARATPIYQTTSFSFRDTDHAAALFNMERSGHVYSRISNPTVAVFEERVAALENGVGAIGTASGQAALHLAIATLMGAGSHIVASAALYGGSHNLLHYTLRRFGIETTFVAPHDLDAWRAAARPNTRLFFGETLGNPGLDVLDIAGVAEIAHAHGAPLLVDSTFTTPYLLRPFEHGADLVYHSATKFLGGHGTTIGGVLVDGGTFDFAASGRFPEFTEPYEGFHGMVFAEESTVAPFLLRARREGLRDFGACLHPQAAWQLLQGIETLPLRMDRHVANTRKVIEFLLSTPAVEGVAYPELPTHRDHALAKRLLPRGAGAVFSFDVRGGVPAARAFIESLTLFSHLANVGDARSLVIHPASTTHFRMDAAALAAAGIGPGRIRLSIGLEDPDDLIDDLKRGLKAAQKAAESGDGANATPLGSRA; encoded by the coding sequence ATGCCCGCCAACCGCTTCGATACGCTCGCGCTGCACGCGGGCGCCGCTCCCGATCCCGCCACCGGCGCACGCGCGACGCCCATCTATCAGACCACGTCGTTCTCGTTTCGCGACACCGACCACGCCGCCGCGCTGTTCAACATGGAACGCTCGGGGCACGTCTATTCGCGCATCTCGAATCCGACGGTCGCCGTCTTCGAGGAGCGTGTCGCGGCGCTGGAGAACGGCGTCGGCGCCATCGGCACGGCGAGCGGGCAGGCGGCGCTGCATCTGGCGATCGCCACGTTGATGGGCGCGGGCTCGCATATCGTCGCGTCCGCCGCGCTGTATGGCGGCTCGCATAATCTGCTGCATTACACGCTGCGGCGCTTCGGTATCGAAACCACGTTCGTGGCGCCGCACGATCTCGACGCGTGGCGCGCCGCCGCCCGGCCGAACACGCGCCTGTTCTTCGGCGAGACGCTCGGCAATCCGGGGCTGGACGTGCTCGATATCGCAGGCGTCGCGGAGATTGCGCACGCGCACGGCGCGCCGCTGCTCGTCGATTCGACGTTCACGACGCCCTACCTCCTGCGCCCGTTCGAGCACGGGGCGGATCTCGTCTATCACTCCGCGACGAAGTTTCTCGGCGGCCACGGCACCACCATCGGCGGCGTGCTGGTGGATGGCGGCACCTTCGACTTCGCCGCGAGCGGCCGTTTCCCCGAATTCACCGAGCCTTACGAAGGCTTTCACGGCATGGTCTTCGCCGAGGAAAGCACGGTCGCTCCGTTCCTGCTGCGCGCCCGGCGCGAGGGCCTGCGCGACTTCGGCGCGTGTCTGCATCCGCAGGCCGCGTGGCAACTGCTTCAAGGCATCGAAACGTTGCCGTTGCGCATGGACCGGCATGTCGCGAATACGCGCAAGGTCATCGAGTTCCTGCTGAGTACGCCGGCGGTCGAAGGCGTGGCCTATCCCGAACTGCCGACGCATCGCGATCATGCCCTCGCCAAGCGCCTGCTGCCGCGCGGCGCGGGCGCCGTCTTCAGCTTCGATGTGCGCGGCGGCGTGCCGGCAGCGCGCGCGTTCATCGAATCGCTGACGCTCTTCTCGCATCTGGCGAACGTCGGCGACGCGCGCTCGCTCGTCATTCATCCGGCCTCCACGACGCATTTCCGCATGGACGCGGCCGCGCTCGCCGCCGCGGGCATCGGGCCGGGACGGATTCGCCTTTCGATCGGGCTGGAAGATCCTGACGATCTGATCGATGACCTCAAACGCGGGCTGAAGGCTGCGCAAAAGGCCGCCGAGAGCGGTGACGGCGCGAACGCGACGCCGCTCGGGAGCCGCGCATGA
- the aroC gene encoding chorismate synthase: MSGNTLGTLFTVTNFGESHGPAIGCVIDGCPPGMALTEADIQVELDRRRPGTSRHVTQRQEADQVEILSGVFEGVTTGTPIALLIRNTDQRSKDYGNIAETFRPGHADYTYWQKYGVRDYRGGGRSSARLTAPTVAAGAVAKKWLREKFGIETRGYMSALGEIPIPFVDWKHVRENPFFAPNADVVPQLEAYMDALRRDGDSVGARIEVVASGVPVGLGEPLYDRLDADIAHAMMGINAVKGVEIGAGFASVAQRGSQHGDEMTPEGFATNHAGGILGGISSGQDITVSIATKPTSSIRTPRQSVDKSGAPATVETFGRHDPCVGIRATPIAEALLALVLMDHALRHRAQCGDVTVATPKIPAHVPGK, encoded by the coding sequence ATGTCCGGCAACACCCTTGGCACGCTTTTCACCGTCACGAATTTTGGCGAATCGCATGGACCGGCGATCGGCTGCGTGATCGACGGCTGCCCGCCGGGCATGGCACTCACGGAAGCCGACATTCAGGTGGAACTCGACCGGCGCCGTCCGGGCACGTCGCGTCACGTGACGCAGCGGCAGGAAGCCGATCAGGTCGAGATTCTGTCGGGCGTGTTCGAAGGCGTCACCACCGGCACGCCCATCGCGCTTCTGATCCGCAACACGGATCAGCGCAGCAAGGACTACGGCAATATCGCCGAGACGTTCCGTCCGGGTCATGCCGACTACACCTACTGGCAAAAGTACGGCGTGCGCGACTATCGCGGCGGCGGGCGGTCATCCGCGCGCCTGACTGCGCCGACGGTCGCGGCGGGCGCGGTCGCGAAGAAGTGGCTGCGCGAGAAGTTCGGCATCGAAACGCGCGGATACATGAGCGCGCTCGGCGAGATTCCGATTCCGTTCGTCGACTGGAAACACGTGCGCGAGAATCCGTTTTTCGCGCCGAACGCGGATGTCGTGCCGCAGCTCGAAGCGTACATGGACGCTCTGCGCCGCGATGGCGATTCGGTCGGCGCGCGCATCGAAGTGGTGGCGAGCGGCGTGCCGGTCGGTCTTGGCGAACCACTGTATGACCGGCTGGACGCCGACATCGCCCACGCGATGATGGGCATCAACGCCGTGAAGGGCGTGGAGATCGGTGCGGGCTTCGCGAGCGTCGCGCAACGCGGCTCGCAGCACGGCGACGAGATGACGCCCGAAGGCTTCGCCACCAATCACGCGGGCGGCATTCTCGGCGGCATTTCGAGCGGGCAGGACATTACCGTGTCCATCGCTACCAAGCCGACGTCGAGCATTCGCACGCCGCGTCAGTCCGTCGACAAGTCGGGCGCGCCGGCTACCGTCGAGACGTTCGGGCGCCACGATCCTTGCGTCGGCATCCGCGCGACGCCCATCGCGGAGGCGCTGCTCGCGCTGGTGCTGATGGACCACGCGCTGCGGCACCGCGCGCAATGCGGCGATGTGACCGTCGCCACGCCGAAGATTCCCGCGCACGTACCGGGCAAGTAA
- a CDS encoding DUF2069 domain-containing protein produces the protein MRAPSVDESRNHGAFALGATTSLAALIALTLLWELWLAPLRPGAWVLALKALPLACALPGVAKRNVYTLQWSCMLVLLYLAEGIVRGMSDTGLSARLAWLEALLALAFFVCAIAYVAPFKRAARAYKRQR, from the coding sequence ATGCGCGCGCCTTCCGTCGACGAATCCCGAAACCACGGCGCGTTCGCACTCGGCGCCACCACGAGCCTCGCCGCGCTCATCGCGCTCACACTGCTCTGGGAGTTGTGGCTCGCCCCGCTGCGCCCCGGCGCGTGGGTGCTTGCGCTGAAGGCGCTGCCGCTCGCATGCGCGCTGCCGGGCGTCGCGAAACGCAACGTCTACACGCTGCAATGGTCGTGCATGCTCGTGCTGCTGTATCTCGCCGAAGGCATCGTGCGCGGCATGAGCGACACGGGCTTGTCCGCGCGGCTCGCCTGGCTCGAAGCGTTGCTTGCGCTCGCATTCTTCGTTTGCGCAATCGCCTATGTCGCGCCATTCAAGCGCGCCGCGCGTGCGTACAAACGCCAGCGATGA
- the wrbA gene encoding NAD(P)H:quinone oxidoreductase, with protein sequence MNDILVLYYSRHGATRELALAIAQGVDSVPGIQARVRTVPPVSTVCEATQPDIPADGPPYAELRDLEECAGLALGSPTRFGNMAAPLKYFLDGTTPQWLSGALAGKPASVFTSTGSLHGGQETTLLSMMLPLLHHGMMIVGIPYTESRLTTTQTGGTPYGASHHARTGDEAGRQGISADEKALAVALGARLARAARDLVRGAQAN encoded by the coding sequence ATGAACGACATCCTCGTGCTTTACTACAGCCGCCACGGCGCGACGCGCGAGCTTGCGCTCGCGATCGCGCAGGGCGTCGACAGCGTTCCCGGCATACAAGCCCGCGTGCGTACGGTGCCGCCCGTTTCCACCGTCTGCGAAGCGACGCAACCCGACATTCCGGCAGACGGCCCGCCCTACGCGGAGTTGCGCGACCTCGAAGAATGCGCGGGCCTCGCGCTCGGCTCGCCGACGCGCTTCGGCAACATGGCCGCGCCGCTCAAATACTTCCTCGACGGCACCACGCCGCAATGGCTCTCCGGCGCGCTCGCCGGCAAGCCCGCGAGCGTCTTCACATCGACCGGCAGTCTCCACGGCGGCCAGGAAACCACGCTGCTTTCGATGATGCTGCCGCTTCTGCACCACGGCATGATGATCGTCGGCATTCCGTACACCGAGTCCCGGCTGACGACGACGCAAACCGGCGGCACGCCGTACGGCGCATCGCATCACGCGCGCACCGGCGACGAGGCCGGCCGGCAAGGCATCTCCGCCGACGAGAAAGCGCTCGCCGTCGCACTTGGCGCGCGTCTTGCCCGCGCGGCGCGCGACCTCGTTCGCGGCGCGCAGGCGAACTGA
- a CDS encoding MFS transporter translates to MSDNPLNAKNDAGPRASRNSPAAGESQFRLLRERRFAPFFWTQFLGAMNDNVFKVGFTSLVTFQAARFSGVDPKTAAFLISAIFIVPFVLFSATSGQIADKYDKAVLARLVKSFEIVVMLIGGAGFLLHSAPLLYVCTFLMGVHSTVFGPVKYAYLPQHLKGTELVGGNGLVEMGTFVAILIGTIIGGAAAGAAEHGALWLAAACLAFAIVGRVVLGSVPKSEASQRDLRINWNPVSETWRNLKLARSDRTVFLSLLGISWLWFVGATFLTSFFNFAKDVLSANPDVVTILLATFSLGIGTGSLLCERLSKHRVEIGLVPLGSIGISVFAIDLFFASHRIAPASHLLNVSEFLLVSRHWRILADLFLLAMFGGFYSVPLYALIQARSQPTHRARIIAANNILNSFFMIVSALMALALTSMGVGIPGLFLVTALLNVLVAVYIYSLVPEFLLRFIAWMLVHTFYRIRLVDAARIPSHGAAVLVCNHVSYVDAVVIMAESPRPIRFVMDHRIFRTPFVGWLFRHVKAIPIAPAHEDAELLERAYQSCQRALEDGDLICIFPEGKLTRTGEMNPFRHGISEILRRHPAPVVPMALRGLWGSVFSRDQNAQWPRPIRRGVMTRLTLAVGEPIAPEDATPQHLQDRVTALRGARR, encoded by the coding sequence ATGAGTGACAACCCGTTGAACGCAAAGAACGACGCAGGCCCGCGTGCTTCCCGCAACTCGCCCGCAGCAGGCGAGAGCCAGTTCCGTCTGCTGCGCGAGCGCCGCTTCGCACCGTTCTTCTGGACGCAGTTTCTCGGGGCCATGAACGACAACGTCTTCAAGGTCGGCTTCACTTCGCTCGTGACGTTTCAGGCGGCGCGCTTCTCCGGCGTGGATCCGAAGACCGCGGCGTTTCTGATCTCCGCCATCTTCATCGTGCCGTTCGTGCTGTTTTCGGCGACTTCCGGACAGATCGCCGACAAGTACGACAAAGCCGTGCTCGCGCGTCTCGTGAAGAGCTTCGAGATCGTCGTGATGCTGATCGGCGGCGCCGGATTCCTGCTGCACAGCGCGCCGCTGCTGTACGTCTGCACCTTCCTGATGGGCGTTCATTCCACCGTCTTTGGTCCCGTGAAGTACGCTTATCTGCCGCAGCATCTGAAAGGCACCGAACTCGTCGGCGGCAACGGCCTCGTCGAAATGGGCACGTTTGTCGCCATTCTCATCGGCACGATCATCGGCGGGGCGGCGGCGGGCGCGGCGGAGCACGGCGCGCTGTGGCTCGCTGCGGCGTGCCTCGCGTTCGCGATCGTCGGGCGCGTCGTGTTGGGCTCCGTGCCGAAGTCGGAGGCGTCTCAGCGCGATCTGCGCATCAACTGGAATCCGGTGTCCGAGACTTGGCGCAACCTGAAACTCGCCCGGTCGGACCGAACCGTGTTTCTGAGTCTGCTCGGCATTTCGTGGCTGTGGTTCGTCGGCGCGACGTTTCTCACGTCCTTCTTCAATTTCGCGAAAGACGTGCTGTCCGCGAATCCCGATGTGGTGACCATTCTGCTAGCCACCTTTTCGCTGGGCATCGGCACCGGGTCGCTGCTCTGCGAGCGGCTCTCGAAACACCGCGTCGAAATAGGGCTGGTGCCGCTCGGGTCCATCGGCATCAGCGTGTTTGCGATCGACCTGTTCTTCGCGAGTCACCGCATCGCGCCGGCTTCGCATCTGCTCAACGTCAGCGAATTTCTGCTCGTGTCGCGGCACTGGCGCATTCTCGCGGACCTGTTTCTGCTCGCGATGTTCGGCGGCTTCTACAGCGTGCCGCTCTACGCGCTCATTCAGGCGCGCAGCCAGCCGACGCACCGCGCGCGCATCATCGCCGCGAACAACATTCTCAATTCGTTCTTCATGATCGTCTCGGCGCTCATGGCGCTCGCGCTCACGTCGATGGGCGTGGGCATTCCCGGTCTCTTTCTCGTGACGGCGCTGCTGAACGTGCTCGTCGCCGTCTATATCTACTCGCTCGTGCCCGAGTTTCTGCTGCGATTCATCGCGTGGATGCTCGTGCACACGTTCTATCGCATTCGCCTGGTGGATGCCGCGCGCATTCCGTCGCACGGCGCGGCGGTGCTCGTGTGCAATCACGTGAGTTACGTGGATGCGGTCGTCATCATGGCTGAGAGTCCGCGCCCGATCCGCTTCGTGATGGATCACCGCATCTTTCGCACGCCGTTCGTCGGCTGGCTGTTCCGTCATGTGAAGGCGATCCCGATCGCGCCCGCGCACGAAGACGCGGAATTGCTCGAACGCGCGTATCAGTCATGCCAGCGCGCGCTCGAAGACGGCGATCTGATCTGCATCTTCCCCGAGGGGAAACTCACGCGTACCGGGGAAATGAACCCGTTCAGGCACGGTATCTCGGAGATTTTGCGGCGGCATCCCGCGCCCGTCGTGCCGATGGCGCTGCGCGGACTGTGGGGCAGCGTCTTCTCGCGCGATCAGAACGCGCAGTGGCCGCGTCCCATTCGGCGAGGCGTGATGACGCGCCTTACGCTAGCGGTGGGCGAGCCGATCGCCCCGGAAGATGCGACCCCGCAGCACTTGCAGGACCGCGTGACGGCGCTGCGAGGCGCGCGGCGATAG